taaggcatttgcattggcattctgctccctcaCGACTTGTCTAATCAAGTATCTCTTGAattgtgccaacaagtccttcttcttgttcaggtattgcaccatcctaagtcccttggcttgatactcccccagtacttgGTACACTACTAGTTGGGAATCATTGAACATCTACAGGGAATGTACATGCACATCCCAAAATAAGCGTAACCCTACTATCAATGCCTCATACTCAGTCTCATTTtttgaagcattgaatccaaatctAAGAGCGAAGTGGACTTGATGATACtccggagtgatcagtatgattcctgcacctgagttgtgttcattggattctccatcaacatatagcttccatatgggagtatctccttccttctcagtatctccattctccgattggtaggagAGGTCTTCAAGGCTTCGGGTTTGAAGTCTACCAATGCCTGTCCTTTTATCGCCGTCCTTAGATGATACATGATCTCAAAATTTCCTAACTCCACTGCACATTTGAGTAGGGATctcgaggcctctggtttctaaaGAACTTATTGTAAGAGCTGATCGGTTAGGACTCGGATCAAGTAAGCTTAGAAGTATGGACGCAGCTTCCAAGAGGCGATAACTAAACAGTTGGCTAGCTTttcaaggggggggggggggggggggacacctagactccgcacctactagccttttactgatatagtacacaagGTGTTGTACCCTGCTAtcttctttcaccaaagcagcgctgattgcttgctcggtgattgccaaatagatgaataacaCTTCACCGTCTATTGGCTTTgctaggacgggaggttgagAGAGAtgttccttcaaggcttggaaatcTTTCTTGCATTCCTCGGTCCATCAGATCTTCTTGCTGCCTCTTAGTGAGTTAAAGAAGGGGgtacacttgtccgtagacttcgatatgaacctactgagggaaGCTACTCTCcttgttaagctttgcacttcttttaTTGTTGTATGCGACTTCATGTCAATCAacgctttgatcttctcggggttagcctcgattccacgtgaattgactatgtatttgagaaacttaccagaaccaactccaaatgagcacttgagaggatttaacttcatgcgatactttctatgtattgcaaagcattccttcaagtcttgaacatgccctgcagcttctttggacttgaccaacatgccatcgacatatacctccaatTTTTTGTCGATAAATTcttggaacatgccattcactaaacgttggtaggtggctcctgcgttcttcaagtcgAATGACATTACCTTATAACATTACAATCCTTTTTCAATCTGGAAGTTGGTATGTTCgtcatcgggagggtgcatacttatctgattatacccaaaatatgcatccatgaatgagagtatttcatgtcctgcagttgcatcaactagttggtctattctgggtagtgggaagcagtctttgaggcaggccttgttcagatctgtgaagtccacgcatgtcctccacttctcgtttggttttgggaccaacacaggGTTTGATACCTAGTCTGGGTAGTAGGCATCCCTTATAAAAtcgttttccttgagccgctcgacctcctccttcagagCTTGAGATTGATCTTCGTCAAGTAGTCTCCTTTTTTGTAGCACCGGTGGGTAttttttgtccacattgaggacatggcttatcaagaacggagaaattccaaccatgtccatatgtgaccaggcaaagatgtcctagttcttcttcaaaaattctaccaaccgtaCCTTAATTTCCACCATTAGttccttcccgactttgattactctagtggagtcctcctcatctagtaggacttcatcaAGATCATCGACTAGTCCTACCCCCAtgatgtcatccccaaagcgaggatcaatgttgattccctcgctttgggaaacttgttacAATAACAAATCTTTGTTAAAAGGAGCCCCAACTCCAATAGAGTGTTTCCTTcaatgtcaacttccatgttgacaacctcattggCTCCTTCATTCCCTCCACATCAGGTCACCACCATGTTGTTTATGCATAGTCCtttctaaaattttaccaatGATGCGTTATAGAATTCtcatgcctccctttggttaccttgTATGCATCCTTGTcctgcgcttgtggggaacttcaaagacagatgccaAATAGACATTATTGTGTCTAATTCCATCAAGAGGGGTCTCCCAAGCACTATATTGTAACTCGaagagcaatctaccaccaggaactctgtcatcacggtctcgtgcctaggggcatcccctACAGTGACCagtagtttgatagttcctactcgtgctaggcattctcctctGAATCCATATATCACATGAGAATAAGGTGTCAAGTCCTTGactgtgagcttcatcttcttgagggattatttgtagatgatatctactgagcttcccgtatccaccaagcaaaTATTCTTTAACTTTCTGGCGCCATTGTGGTAAggaccagaggatcattgtgggggtaccccacatgcctggcgtcatcctccgtaaaagtgagagtttcactttcatacttcggATTTTTTGGAGATCGTTCCTCTTCTTCCATGACCTGGGAAGACTCCcttacctcatgtcttagggtccttacATATTtctcacgagcattgttactatTGCCTACTATGTGGTGCCCTCCACATATTGtgtccaatgtgaagtccacgACAGCTGGCTCTAGTGGTGAACTCCTTTGCCTTCGGAACTCTGGATTCCTGCTTAGGATTTCGGTCTTGACTCAGTACCTCGAGATTTTTCCTGATCGGAGgaaaaactctatctcatccttcagttgtttgcactcatttgtgtcatGCCCGTAATCATTGTGGAACTGAAaaaacttgttcttgtccctctttccttctgagcgtaagtgtggtggctttcggtatggtacctcctggtatgtttccaGGTAAATCTTAGCCCTTGTTGTAATCAGGacagtatagttggtgaacctgggctggtagggctgGTGCTTAGGCTATTTGTCGATTGGTGCTGACTTAGCCTTCTCTTCTCCACTCTGTTCGGTCCCTGAGGTACTCCTCTTCTTACTGTTGCCCCCATTGCTGCCCTGAGGGTTTTCGACATTCTTGCTTGCCTTaatagtggtcggatggtttattcctttttcttccttcattaTAGCATCATCTAgtttcatgtatttgtctgctcggtccaggaactcatgcaaggtgttgatggggttcttgTGGATGGTATCCCTCAaaggactacgataaattatttcTACCGAGATGGCATCGAACTTCTCTTCATTTCCTACCATGGATGCTCGATTttcttctctcatgaatctttggatgtagtctttcagggattcatccttcccttgtttgatgtcagctagctgattggcataaactggttgaatccgttCGGCACTGAAGACCTAgaaaaattccttcctgaattgctcccaggaagtgatgggtCCAGGTTTCAATTTCTAATACCATTCCTGTGCTAAGTTATAGAAAGTGGTATGGAATACCCTGCACCAATattcatgctccacaccgagtaccgccatctgatccttgaactttccaatgtgtcaaACTAGTCcttcttcccagtgtatgttggaagtttcagGATCTTGTACTTcagtggtggctgagcagcttggatcttggcactgaagggactcccacttctatgagctagCTCAATATCGGAAAGTTTCTTTTGTCAAGCCCTGAATAGTCGTGGTGAGTGCATCTATctgagcctgcactgctggtgggatcatTGTTCCAGGTGGGGTAGACATCCCCGGTACCCCCTTCTGAGCGTTGATTCTCCTGTTGATGACTTCCCTTAGATCCTAAGGTTTTTCATCTTTCCCGAGCCTATCAAACAcgatattggtgttgttcatcggttcctttcccttgtgagactgagggtgtagggtggtaggtccgccttgctcTTGCCGGTGTGATTccgcccccgagcctctcctctgacatgactttgagactttgagggACCATTTCCATTActgtcacgcctctcagatgtctGACCTTCCGCTCATGTGTCATTTCATCTGTCCCCTTAGGAGGGGGCCTttgggttggtaacactcttactccgagaGGAAGTGTtcttcttcttagtcatggaggaggcagtcttggactgggcctcttcatcctgtctctgggtaAATGGCTCTGAGATTGTgcttggggttcgactcctcccctAGGACTCCCTGTTACTACTGTCTCGCATCcttgctgctttggcctgagcctccctcattgCCTGAGCAGCAGCTTCTACGTTAGCTCAGGCTAATTGGGTAGCTACTTCCAGGGCCACAGCAACCTCCTGGTGCCTCTGGTAAGCTTCCTGCTCCATCTGGAACATCCTCTGGGTTTGCTCATTTATTTCCCatcgttgtcgttccatagtcgccctctggatGGCAATTTCCACTGGAAAGGCCTCTTGCGTCGATAGAAATTTTTCCATCTCCTCTTGGTGAGCATCATGTGGATCCTCCACATCCAGTTGATccccaacctccacctgaggctcgttaatgggatcgatgggatcctgagtggtggaatccctaggAGTCATCTTCTTCGCCTGACTGGGTTTTGGAagcatcgtaaaactgatgaaagtgtgttttttgatttcgtactctcaacgaaagcaccaaaatgttaacctatgaaattggccaacgttcgtatgtacagtatactaCACCTTTTTacgaaataaatataaatatatgacactaaaaaatatctaaacaaacacCCAAAAATTTGTAATGGTTCCACCctattctgatgaacagtaataatgtaatccacttagtctttagtattgaatcactcaattgACAATTACAAATATGAACTGAAGAATTCACTTGTCACAAATTTCCCAAGAGTCTGTTCTCCAAAAATATCCGTCCCAGAATCGTCCCtttttatgaagccctgggtcctttatttatactACCCAGAAGTTGTTACATAGTGAGCAAGactggggatcgtggtttggtacatgattgTTGGGTAGtagagatacgtgtccacctccccatgattatgagatcatgggccTTCTAGTCGTTTCTCTGGAACGTGATTGaagatgcacgattgaaacctttgggaaaaCGCGAAGTCTCGTTTGGACTATAAGACTTATGTGTTAGGTCCGATGACCCTTTAGaacttgggtgctaggcctgatgatcctctaggtgctaggcctattgattttAGCTGTAACAAGCGCAAACTTTATCCAatgaagtgtatttgggagtttaggccaaccaccctatgaagaatagggtgggccaacCACCTCATGCATTCCTTGAGCATACCAGGCTGTCCACCCCTAGGTGTTGGGGTcaagccaaccacccctaggggttggggtcgaGCTAACCACCCCTAagaggtttaggcctggtcgacttccctataggtcctggacctatctatTTTTGTTCATCCGCCTTTTTTCAATACTTGAcatttttccatgacttgtgatgccacgtgccactttctcattcgccacgtcatctcttgaattGTGAGGAATAAATTTCCCCCCTAAGTTTATCATActgtgttcaacattacggtaaactttaTATGGCCCAAGAAACATATCATAGCAGTACTCTAACAACAAAGTCCCTCAGGACAGTACTttgtacttttatcaactattgATAATTTACTcaggacattacgtagtacttttatttatttttaatttagaaaattaaaaataGCCATCAGACAACACGAGTAAGGATACCATCAGACATAGATGACAATAGCCAAGAGTATAGAAGTTGATCCTGTTGCCGCCATTGCTTAAACTCCATGATTAGCTTCACAATAGTACGATCTGCTTCAGAAGAGAACTTCTCAAGAGGAACAAAGTCTAGACCTATGTAATTATCAAGCTCATGACTACAAATCGCAGCAAGAACTTGAGGACGCTAGAGAAGAAAATTAGTTAGATCTAGTTTAACGGAGAGGTTGTGAGAGAACACCACAGGAGTGAAAGACGGAGCAGAAGTTCCCATCGAAGTTGAAGAAGCTCCTGCCAGAGCAGAGGAAAGAGTGTTTGCCGCCATAAAGGAAGACACCAAGCACAAACCCTAGAAATAGAGAAGAAAGGGGAAAACGAAaaaatcaagtgagagagaatcAATTTGGCACTGATACCACATTAGGAAAGTAAAGAGAGAGAAATTATACTGATTCTCATTGAGAAAAAGATAAATTACAATGGTATATATACAAGGATTAGTTAGAAATTGAGCTGTACAATAAACTAATTACTAATTTTATAACTAGCTATAACAGAAAGCTAATCAGTATTAACTAACCCTAACGAGAGTACTCCAGAACTTGTTGGCCAAATATTCTACGCTGGTAAAccttattgttcttttccttGCATTGTTATTATTACTTGCAAGTGTCTTGATACACCAAGTGATTTCAAGTTTTATGACTATCATGTGTTGATGAAACTACTACTCCTAATTTCTATTTGAGGATTATTAGAGCAGCATTTTAGATATGCTACAATAAGAATGTGTTTATTTTTAACGCCATATATTGTTGATGTATCTAAGTTAGAGTTTATGCAACAAGCAAGTGTGAAAGATTAAGGTTGTTGATGTATATGGTATTTGacttagaaataaaataaaaaaggttTGGATGGTATTTTTCAAACAAACTGTATAAAaagttggaaaaaaaaaagagtaaattaAGTTCCCAATAATCTTTAGAGCTTTACCACGGTGCACCACCCTCGATTTCCCGTTCCGCCACCGAAATTGTAAGCAGAACACTGAAGGTATTTGATATGCCACCTACGAAGAAGGGCAAGGCCAAGGCTAACAAGCAGCAATCGGTTCCGTCACCGAAACCCGATCAGAGCACTAAATTCCCCTCGTGTATTCGTACCGTCCCTCCCTCCTCCGTCGCCATCACCATCCACGCCAAGCCTGGCTCCAAAATGTCCTCCATTGCTGGTCTttctctcatttatataaatgtatatgtaTGCGTATGTTCATGTATTCAAATATTATCTGAATTTTGTTGGCAATGTTTTGGATGAAGGTTTTGACGATGAGGCTTTAGAGGTGCAAATTGACGCGCCTGCCAAGGATGGGGAAGCTAATGTCGCTCTTCTTGAATATATCAGCTCCGTGAGTCTTTCTTGTGTTTACCGTTTGATCATTATATTTATATCTATCTTTTTAGTCGTATTGCTTTCAATTCGTTAGGAATACAGGCATTTCAATCTTTTAAAGAAAATTGGAAAGTCGTATTTTTTAGTTTAGCAAAGTAAAATTTATCAGAAAGCTTTGGTAATCTTGAATCAATAAGAGGGAATCATATTATGGGTTTTGCTCTAGGCTTTGATCTTTAAAAAAAGAATAGAACTTTTCTGTGTTTCATTTCAGTTTAGAAATGGTATTGATTGTTGTCTTATAAGATCAGAGTTGCCATGGAGTCGCACTGCCTTACCAAGTAGTTTATGCATAGCTTCCTATGTTTTTATGTcatgattattatttattttttcgaCTTTCTAACATAGTGCAGAATTTAAGGGATGAGAATTCGATTCAGTTGAACATAGGCCATTTTCTTCAATTAATTGACATTTGATTAATAGCTAAAGTTTTAAGGATCACAACTATGTCATTGTCTCTAAGTCACAGACTATGAGGGAATTAATGTTTTAGAtaaaataaattcacatatatgttaTCCTAAAATTACAGGTTTTAGGGGTGAAAAGAAGGCAGGTTTCCATAGGTGCTGGATCTAAATCAAGAGACAAGGTCGTAATTGTCGAGGAAGTAACTCTACAAAACGTTTTTGATACATTGGACAAAGTCTCAAAATGCAATTAATGGGTAGGAGGAGACTCCAATTTAATCCTTGATGAGGCATGCAACTCTTTCTTGTCCATATCATGTTTAATTGTCTGATAAATGAATCCTGACTTTTGAATTAATCTTCACTTTTGCCCAACTTTTCTTCTGATATTGTACTCTAATGATACTTGTCCCTACTGAATTGCATCTGATTAGTCAAGTTTGATTTTAGTCCAATAATTCTACTTGAACCATCTTCTGGTTGAGATTTGAGTTGCCAGGTTATCATCACATTTAAGTAAAAGTACATCATTCTGCTAAGAATATGAGTTTGGGCTGGGAGGCATGGGAATATTCATCATCCCTTCTATCATAAGTAGAACAATCTTCATTGCAGGACGCTGGGAAGGATCTTCCCAAGCACACCAGAGTGCAACCTTAACCATTTTCTTGAATTGGCGCTTGTCTATCTTTTCACCATCGCCTACCAATATCTGCAGCTCCCCGTTCTCAAAACACAGTTTATGGAATGTTCAATATTATTTTCATAAAAGAACATATGATCTCCAACAGTACAACTCCAAAGCTGTAAACATTTACTTTGGCTGTGATTGGCCGATTCTTTCACCACCCCATGGAAACATACCCTCTTATCCCGCTGATCTCAGAAAAGGATCTGGTATGGTCTGGAATCAATCGGAATTTAAATGCGGAAATCTCCGTTCTTGTGTATGAATAtgatttatgtttaattgtcacaATGGATGACTTGTGCCTCACATCCTTTGTGGAGATAAAGGATTCCACTTGCTATGCCTTTGGTCTTAGGAGCATATCTGCGAGTGATCCTTTAATCATGTATTCATATATTAATAACAGCCTGTTTTGTCCTTCACGCCAATATCCTAGTAAAGATGTCTCTATTAATGACTTTCATCTCTTTTATATCCTGAGGAGAGCTATGTCAAGTTCACATGACCGCTTCATCTCATATCACAAGGAAGCCTAATATAATATAACCGAGTGCAATTTGTCTTCCTAATATGCGTTTGGAAGATATTCTATGGCATACGACGCGATCAACAAACTGAAGTTTACAATTCGTAACTTTAATTTTTTCGTCATGTAGCTCTTTGGGAAAATGAGTTGCTCTTTGTTTTTTCTGTCAAAAATAATGCATAGCAAAGCCActaggaatttttgtaaatattaattaattaatttattttatttttgttatttaagAGCAATTCGAATGGCAGTTCTTCCCAAAGTTGCCCAAAATTACCACATCACTCTAAATATTCCACATCAATATTTGAGCCCTCTTCTAAAAAAATTCTACGAAGGTGAGCAACTCTAATAATTGCCTCCcactatattattttattaatttttttaacgcGAATTCCTAAACAGAAAAAGAACCACTGCTTTttccaatatttttttattaaacttCTTGCATGGAGTAGGCATCAACCCACTCTAATGCAGCC
The genomic region above belongs to Humulus lupulus chromosome 1, drHumLupu1.1, whole genome shotgun sequence and contains:
- the LOC133802896 gene encoding uncharacterized protein LOC133802896 yields the protein MPPTKKGKAKANKQQSVPSPKPDQSTKFPSCIRTVPPSSVAITIHAKPGSKMSSIAGFDDEALEVQIDAPAKDGEANVALLEYISSVLGVKRRQVSIGAGSKSRDKVVIVEEVTLQNVFDTLDKVSKCN